Proteins encoded by one window of Pirellulales bacterium:
- a CDS encoding FAD-binding oxidoreductase, producing MSVATDALPLASTATPSTVDELAEIVREAHGTETPVYPLGGKTALRYGLPARRSGIGLELAGLTRVIDYPARDMTITVEAGITMRALAETMAAERQRLPIDAPQAEHATLGGMLATNWSGALRYGHGTLRDYVIGISAVDGRGTAFKGGGRVVKNVAGYDFCKLLTGSLGTLAVITQVTLKVKPIPAAMGYIACDVPSFAQAETMLARLVHSQTAPVSVELLAGEPWKNDPALGPLRSGSIARLVVGVEGTEVEVDWMLDQLAAEWHDQGVRDLAHVERSAVAGFAQRLVEFPTDGESALVLKAHMVPSATTKFCEALLAALPGVDVQAHAGNGAVVARWRKMPENAARAVIGRLQPVAGAGRGNIEVLSYADGIELTRQVIWGGTRSDYRLMQSVKQAFDPKDILNPGRFVFPTT from the coding sequence ATGAGCGTCGCCACCGATGCGCTCCCCCTCGCGTCGACCGCCACGCCGTCGACGGTCGACGAGTTGGCCGAGATCGTGCGGGAGGCGCACGGCACGGAGACCCCCGTCTATCCCTTGGGAGGCAAAACCGCCTTGCGCTATGGCCTGCCGGCCAGGCGTTCTGGCATCGGCTTGGAGCTCGCCGGACTGACACGCGTGATCGACTATCCCGCGCGCGACATGACCATCACGGTCGAAGCAGGCATCACGATGCGGGCACTCGCCGAGACGATGGCCGCCGAGCGGCAGCGATTGCCGATCGATGCGCCCCAGGCCGAGCACGCCACGCTGGGCGGAATGCTGGCCACCAACTGGAGCGGCGCGCTGCGCTACGGTCACGGCACGCTGCGCGATTATGTGATCGGCATTTCGGCGGTCGATGGGCGCGGCACGGCCTTCAAAGGGGGCGGCCGCGTGGTCAAGAATGTCGCCGGCTACGACTTCTGCAAGCTGCTCACCGGTTCGCTGGGCACGCTGGCGGTCATCACGCAGGTCACGCTGAAAGTAAAGCCCATCCCCGCAGCGATGGGCTACATTGCGTGCGATGTGCCGAGCTTCGCCCAGGCCGAGACGATGCTCGCGCGGCTGGTCCACTCGCAGACGGCCCCCGTCTCGGTCGAGTTGCTGGCCGGCGAACCTTGGAAGAACGATCCGGCGCTTGGTCCGCTACGTAGTGGCAGCATCGCTCGGCTCGTCGTGGGCGTCGAAGGAACCGAAGTCGAAGTCGACTGGATGCTCGACCAACTGGCCGCCGAATGGCACGACCAGGGAGTGCGCGATCTTGCGCACGTCGAACGCAGCGCCGTCGCCGGCTTCGCCCAACGCCTCGTCGAGTTCCCGACCGATGGCGAGTCGGCGCTCGTGCTCAAGGCCCATATGGTACCGAGCGCGACGACGAAATTCTGCGAGGCATTGCTCGCCGCATTGCCCGGCGTCGATGTTCAAGCCCATGCCGGCAACGGCGCCGTGGTGGCACGCTGGCGCAAAATGCCGGAAAATGCCGCCCGGGCCGTGATCGGCCGCCTGCAACCGGTCGCCGGCGCCGGTCGTGGAAACATCGAAGTGCTTTCGTACGCCGACGGTATCGAACTTACGCGACAAGTAATCTGGGGGGGCACACGTAGCGACTATCGGCTCATGCAGTCGGTGAAGCAGGCGTTCGACCCGAAAGACATTCTCAACCCTGGCCGGTTTGTGTTTCCCACGACATGA
- a CDS encoding DUF1207 domain-containing protein: MKSLVCLLTGAGCWLLFAAGGPHAHAAGEAKRIHYVDDYPTLVADEPFSIDEGSPGVWQPTEAALAFDPPMHSPWMWQVLPEGLIYRSYLAGPKEPRLSGLLFKDHGTWYIDSTLGARVGILRFGTPDPYKPEGWQLDVEGAAFPRLNMDENRDLDTADFRAGVPLTFGIGSIEAKFAYYHVSSHLGDEYMTRHPDAERINYVRDALVLGFALRPNPNIRLYGEAGWAFYSDGGARPWEFQVGAEYAPVQATGFRGAPFLAVNGYLRQEQNYSGTFTAQVGWMWRSRYNGPLLRTGFQYLNGKSPQFQFFDQFEEQFGWGLWYDF; encoded by the coding sequence GTGAAATCGCTCGTCTGCCTACTCACGGGTGCCGGTTGTTGGCTGCTCTTCGCGGCGGGGGGACCCCACGCGCATGCGGCGGGGGAGGCGAAGCGGATCCACTACGTCGACGACTATCCAACTCTCGTCGCCGACGAGCCATTTTCTATTGACGAGGGTTCGCCAGGCGTGTGGCAGCCGACGGAAGCGGCGCTGGCCTTCGATCCGCCGATGCATTCTCCCTGGATGTGGCAGGTACTGCCCGAGGGGCTGATCTATCGTTCCTATCTCGCGGGGCCCAAGGAGCCGCGTCTCAGTGGCCTGCTCTTCAAGGATCATGGCACCTGGTACATCGACTCGACGCTTGGCGCCCGGGTGGGCATCCTGCGTTTCGGCACGCCCGACCCTTACAAGCCCGAGGGATGGCAACTCGACGTCGAGGGGGCCGCCTTTCCCCGGCTGAACATGGATGAGAACCGCGACCTCGACACGGCGGACTTCCGCGCGGGCGTGCCGTTGACGTTCGGCATCGGTAGCATCGAAGCCAAGTTCGCCTATTACCATGTCAGCTCGCACCTGGGAGACGAGTATATGACTCGCCATCCCGACGCCGAGCGAATCAACTACGTGCGCGATGCCCTCGTGCTCGGCTTCGCCCTGCGGCCGAACCCCAACATTCGACTCTATGGGGAAGCGGGCTGGGCGTTCTATTCCGATGGCGGCGCGCGGCCTTGGGAATTTCAAGTCGGAGCAGAGTACGCTCCCGTCCAGGCGACCGGTTTCCGCGGGGCGCCTTTCCTGGCGGTGAATGGTTACTTGCGTCAGGAGCAGAACTATAGCGGCACCTTCACGGCCCAGGTCGGATGGATGTGGCGCAGTCGATACAACGGTCCCCTGCTCCGTACGGGGTTTCAGTATCTGAATGGCAAGAGTCCCCAGTTCCAGTTCTTCGACCAGTTCGAGGAACAGTTCGGCTGGGGATTGTGGTACGACTTTTGA
- a CDS encoding MTH1187 family thiamine-binding protein, with translation MVLLEFSMSPLNQGDSVGAYVARSLAIVTNSGLDYRLHAMGTIVEGDIDQVLGVLKQCYEALAADCDRITCTAKLDYRRGYRGRLESKVESVEQHLGRELKKL, from the coding sequence ATGGTGTTGCTCGAATTCAGCATGTCGCCCTTGAACCAAGGGGACAGCGTGGGCGCCTACGTCGCCCGTAGCCTGGCTATCGTGACCAACTCGGGCCTCGACTACCGGTTGCACGCGATGGGCACGATCGTCGAAGGAGACATCGACCAGGTGCTGGGGGTCTTGAAGCAGTGTTACGAGGCGCTGGCCGCCGACTGCGATCGCATTACCTGCACGGCGAAGCTCGACTATCGCCGCGGCTACCGCGGGAGGCTCGAATCGAAAGTGGAAAGCGTCGAGCAACACCTGGGGCGCGAATTGAAGAAGCTATAG
- a CDS encoding FAD-binding protein, with translation MIASTLPSLIADLRRVVGDDGVLANHADLVVYECDGFVIEKNCPDVVVFPRTTEQVAACVKLAIEYDVPYLPRGAGTSLAGGCLPVGGGVMIVLTRMREILEINERDRYALVQPGLVNVWLTKALAGTGFHYAPDPSSQGACTIGGNVATNSGGPHTLKYGVTVNHVLGIEAVLADGSIVEFGGPAEEATGLDLTGVIVGSEGTLAIVTKVWVRITRDPQGCRTMLAVFDSVDDATSAISAIIGAGIIPAALEMMDRGIIAAVEAAFKFGFPLDAEAVLLIEVDGLEAGLDQQRDRVIALCEQNHAREVRQAHTPAERQLLWKCRKQAFGAVGRLSPSYCTQDGVVPRTKLPHILRRITEIASRHDVRIVNVFHAGDGNLHPIVLFDERDPEQTRRVLAASGEILDECIACGGSVTGEHGIGVEKLDFMNRLFTADDLQAMRRLRDAFNPEGRLSPQKMLPVAGACGIEQKAPGRRAAL, from the coding sequence ATGATTGCCAGCACGCTCCCCAGCCTGATTGCCGACCTGCGACGCGTCGTCGGCGACGATGGCGTGCTGGCGAACCATGCCGATCTTGTCGTCTATGAGTGCGACGGATTCGTGATCGAGAAGAACTGCCCCGACGTGGTGGTCTTTCCGCGCACCACGGAACAAGTGGCCGCCTGCGTCAAGCTGGCGATCGAGTACGACGTCCCCTATCTGCCCCGCGGCGCCGGCACCAGTCTGGCCGGCGGATGCCTGCCGGTGGGGGGTGGCGTGATGATCGTCCTCACTCGCATGCGCGAGATTCTCGAGATCAACGAGCGCGATCGCTACGCCCTGGTGCAGCCGGGGCTAGTCAACGTGTGGCTCACCAAGGCGCTCGCCGGCACCGGCTTCCACTACGCGCCCGATCCTTCGAGCCAGGGCGCCTGCACGATCGGCGGCAACGTGGCCACCAACTCGGGCGGACCACACACGCTCAAGTATGGCGTGACGGTAAACCATGTGCTGGGCATCGAAGCGGTCCTGGCCGATGGCTCGATCGTCGAGTTCGGCGGACCGGCCGAAGAGGCCACGGGGCTCGATCTCACCGGCGTGATCGTGGGCAGTGAGGGTACCCTAGCGATCGTCACCAAGGTTTGGGTGCGCATCACGCGCGATCCACAAGGCTGTCGCACGATGCTCGCCGTGTTCGATTCGGTCGACGATGCGACCAGCGCGATTAGCGCCATCATCGGGGCAGGTATCATCCCCGCGGCGCTCGAGATGATGGATCGGGGCATCATCGCCGCGGTGGAAGCAGCCTTCAAATTCGGCTTCCCACTCGATGCCGAGGCGGTGCTCCTGATCGAGGTCGATGGTCTGGAAGCGGGGCTCGACCAGCAGCGCGACCGGGTGATCGCCCTGTGCGAGCAGAACCATGCCCGCGAAGTCCGCCAGGCGCACACCCCCGCCGAGCGACAATTGCTGTGGAAGTGTCGCAAGCAGGCCTTTGGCGCCGTCGGCCGCTTGAGTCCCAGTTACTGCACGCAGGACGGCGTCGTGCCGCGCACGAAGCTGCCCCACATCCTGCGGCGCATTACCGAGATCGCCTCGCGCCACGACGTCCGCATCGTGAATGTTTTTCACGCCGGAGACGGCAATCTGCATCCGATCGTCCTCTTCGACGAGCGCGACCCGGAACAGACGCGCCGCGTGCTGGCGGCCAGTGGCGAGATTCTCGACGAGTGCATTGCCTGCGGCGGCAGCGTGACTGGCGAGCACGGCATCGGCGTCGAGAAGCTTGACTTCATGAACCGCCTCTTCACGGCCGACGACTTGCAGGCGATGCGGCGGCTGCGCGACGCCTTCAATCCCGAAGGTCGCTTGAGCCCACAAAAAATGCTGCCGGTGGCTGGGGCGTGCGGCATCGAACAAAAGGCTCCCGGCCGAAGGGCGGCCCTATGA
- a CDS encoding methyltransferase domain-containing protein — translation MRRSIAEHKIFWQELRRNFRHTGSVLPSGRFLSAALARYVRSIPGEKRILEVGPGTGVVTRAIVKRTSRGDHVDLVELNDRFVEILNGRIAHDSKFRRPGVTVRVFHSPVEQLQVDVPYDLIVSGLPLNNFDVATIETIFGAFERLCKPGGIVSFFEYAGVRPARALVGQGKDRDRFRAIHGLLRDKLRKHEIRREWIWPNVPPAWVHHMRLDEVVERPRRNGKRRAK, via the coding sequence ATGCGACGCTCTATCGCCGAACACAAAATCTTCTGGCAAGAACTACGGCGGAATTTCCGCCACACCGGTTCTGTGCTTCCTTCGGGTCGTTTTCTTTCGGCCGCACTCGCGCGCTATGTCCGATCCATTCCTGGTGAGAAACGCATCCTCGAAGTCGGACCGGGAACGGGGGTCGTCACGCGGGCGATCGTCAAACGCACCTCGCGCGGCGATCACGTCGATCTCGTCGAGTTGAACGATCGCTTCGTCGAGATTCTGAACGGACGTATCGCCCACGACAGCAAGTTCCGGCGGCCAGGCGTGACCGTGCGGGTGTTTCACAGCCCGGTCGAGCAGTTGCAGGTGGACGTGCCGTACGACTTGATCGTGTCGGGATTGCCGCTGAACAATTTCGACGTGGCAACGATCGAGACGATCTTCGGCGCCTTCGAGCGCCTGTGTAAGCCGGGGGGCATCGTGTCGTTCTTCGAGTACGCCGGGGTGCGTCCCGCGAGGGCGCTCGTCGGACAGGGCAAAGACCGCGATCGCTTCCGGGCGATCCACGGCCTGCTGCGCGACAAGTTGCGCAAGCACGAAATCCGCCGCGAGTGGATCTGGCCCAACGTGCCGCCGGCCTGGGTTCATCACATGCGGTTGGACGAGGTGGTCGAACGCCCCCGGAGAAACGGCAAGCGGCGGGCGAAATAG
- a CDS encoding (Fe-S)-binding protein, protein MTQSSTSAEPNASAAAPSDAALNPGAGIDYGLFLDCVHCGLCTSACPTYVELGNENDSPRGRIYLMRSVTDGRIPLSDSVRRHLELCLDCRACETACPSGVQYGKLIEPFRVAMEQASDGRSKTNDWFHRWILFSLFPFPERMRKALVPARLAQRLGLLPAAEALGLFRLLPPRLRQLVAMLPPPGRREPALPELLPAVGRRRARVALFTGCVADVMFRHTHWATARVLQQNGCDVIVPRTQACCGAIHFHAGQSEPAMHLADRNMTAFDVDSLDAVIVNVAGCGSMLKDYGHHWNDDLQPRREKLASKVRDVSEFLDGLGFIPPQGEIRRRATYHDACHLAHAQKIVAPPRRLLAQVPGLQFVDLPESELCCGAAGTYNLTEPEMAGRLSRRKLDNIRQTKASIVLTANAGCLLQIAREARAQHEKLWIAHPIDLLDLSYRHEQPPI, encoded by the coding sequence ATGACGCAATCGAGCACCTCTGCCGAGCCGAACGCCTCTGCCGCTGCTCCCAGCGACGCAGCGCTCAATCCCGGCGCCGGCATCGACTATGGGCTGTTCCTCGATTGCGTACACTGCGGACTTTGCACATCAGCTTGCCCCACGTACGTCGAACTCGGCAACGAGAACGACAGTCCGCGCGGACGCATCTACCTAATGCGTTCGGTCACCGACGGACGGATACCGCTCTCCGATTCGGTCCGCCGGCACTTGGAACTATGCCTCGACTGCCGCGCGTGCGAGACCGCCTGCCCGTCGGGCGTGCAGTACGGCAAGCTGATCGAGCCGTTTCGCGTGGCCATGGAGCAGGCGTCCGATGGCCGGTCCAAGACGAACGACTGGTTCCATCGCTGGATCCTCTTCTCGCTGTTTCCGTTTCCCGAACGCATGCGCAAGGCCCTCGTGCCGGCCCGCCTCGCTCAACGCCTGGGTTTGCTGCCAGCGGCCGAAGCCTTGGGGCTCTTTCGCCTGCTGCCTCCGCGACTGCGGCAACTGGTCGCCATGTTGCCTCCGCCGGGACGCCGGGAGCCGGCGCTGCCCGAGTTGCTGCCCGCGGTCGGCCGGCGCCGCGCACGCGTCGCCTTGTTCACCGGCTGCGTGGCCGACGTGATGTTCCGGCACACACACTGGGCCACTGCTCGCGTGCTGCAACAAAACGGCTGCGACGTGATCGTGCCGCGCACTCAGGCCTGCTGTGGCGCGATTCACTTTCACGCCGGGCAGAGCGAGCCAGCCATGCATCTGGCCGATCGTAACATGACCGCCTTCGACGTCGACTCGCTCGACGCGGTGATCGTGAACGTGGCCGGGTGCGGCTCGATGCTGAAAGACTACGGGCATCACTGGAACGACGACCTGCAGCCCCGCCGCGAAAAGCTGGCGTCCAAGGTGCGCGACGTGAGCGAGTTTCTCGACGGCCTGGGATTCATTCCCCCCCAGGGCGAAATTCGCCGCCGCGCCACCTACCACGACGCTTGCCATCTGGCGCACGCGCAGAAGATCGTCGCGCCACCGCGCCGACTGCTCGCGCAAGTGCCGGGCCTGCAATTCGTCGATCTGCCCGAATCGGAGCTCTGCTGCGGCGCCGCCGGCACCTACAACCTGACCGAGCCCGAGATGGCCGGCCGCTTGAGTCGCCGCAAGCTCGACAACATCCGCCAGACCAAGGCCTCGATCGTGCTGACCGCGAATGCGGGCTGCCTGCTGCAGATCGCGCGCGAGGCCCGAGCACAGCATGAAAAACTCTGGATCGCGCATCCCATCGATCTGCTCGATCTCAGCTACCGGCACGAGCAGCCGCCGATCTGA
- a CDS encoding serine/threonine protein kinase: MGTRLDDWELVSRVAEGHVTTFYQARVAGQSTQTAPGYAVKLLEPRFEQDARAIAEIEREAHVGRQVTHPHLVPILAARVSRAPYYVVMPWLVGSTLAELLAGDIRPGVAATLWIARQVAEALDALHAKGWMHADIKPSNIFLSAQGHVTLLDLGFARHRDEQTSALDRCVTGTPEYMAPEMVTSTLRPDIRSDLYSLGVTLYKLLSGRLPFLATEIGELLQAHRQAEPPELRRLVPAIPLEVSHLVRELMAKEPLRRPQSPRELIERLFSLEIKFFADRSAA, from the coding sequence GTGGGCACTCGGCTCGACGATTGGGAGCTGGTGTCGCGCGTGGCCGAGGGGCACGTGACGACCTTCTACCAGGCGCGGGTCGCCGGCCAGTCGACGCAGACGGCGCCGGGCTATGCCGTGAAGCTGCTCGAGCCGCGCTTCGAACAAGATGCCCGCGCGATTGCCGAGATCGAGCGCGAGGCGCACGTCGGCCGGCAGGTCACGCACCCGCACCTCGTGCCGATTCTCGCGGCGCGCGTCAGTCGAGCGCCCTACTATGTCGTGATGCCCTGGCTGGTCGGTTCGACGCTGGCCGAACTGTTGGCGGGAGACATCCGGCCGGGCGTGGCGGCCACGCTCTGGATTGCCCGGCAAGTAGCCGAGGCGCTCGACGCATTGCACGCCAAGGGATGGATGCACGCCGACATCAAGCCGAGCAACATCTTTCTTTCGGCCCAGGGGCACGTGACGCTGTTAGACCTGGGCTTTGCCCGGCATCGCGACGAACAGACGTCGGCGCTCGATCGTTGCGTGACTGGCACGCCCGAATACATGGCGCCGGAGATGGTCACATCGACGTTGCGTCCCGACATTCGCAGCGATCTGTACAGCCTGGGCGTGACGCTCTACAAGCTTCTCTCCGGGAGGCTTCCCTTCCTGGCGACCGAGATCGGCGAATTGCTGCAGGCCCATCGCCAGGCCGAGCCGCCGGAGTTGCGTCGACTCGTGCCGGCCATTCCGCTGGAGGTCTCGCACCTGGTGCGCGAGTTGATGGCCAAAGAACCCTTGCGCCGGCCGCAATCGCCACGCGAGTTGATCGAGCGACTCTTCTCGCTCGAGATCAAGTTCTTCGCCGATCGCTCGGCTGCTTAA